A stretch of the Clarias gariepinus isolate MV-2021 ecotype Netherlands chromosome 26, CGAR_prim_01v2, whole genome shotgun sequence genome encodes the following:
- the si:ch73-264p11.1 gene encoding SH2 domain-containing protein 1B, producing MDHKDLLFYHGPISRERCEEILGAKGKSGAFLIRESETIHGALCLCVYKNKVVYTYRILQTHTGYYTLQTSAGVQEKFFKTMEELVHHYYKKNQGLACRLRHPVKRKQALEEYEVPDESPDYENVDSDYVAVLPE from the exons ATGGACCACAAGGACTTGCTCTTCTACCACGGACCCATCAGCAGAGAGCGGTGTGAGGAGATCCTGGGTGCCAAGGGAAAGAGTGGAGCGTTTCTCATCAGGGAAAGCGAGACCATCCACGGAGCTCTGTGCCTCTGCGTCTA CAAaaacaaagtggtgtacacgtacAGGATCCTTCAAACTCACACGGGATATTACACATTACAG ACCAGTGCAGGTGTGCAGGAGAAGTTTTTTAAAACGATGGAAGAACTCGTTCATCACTATTACAAGAAAAATCAGGGTTTAGCGTGTCGTCTGCGTCACCCTGTGAAGAGGAAACAAGCGTTAGAGGAGTATGAGGTCCCTGACGAGTCCCCGGACTATGAGA ACGTGGACTCCGACTATGTTGCCGTGCTGCCAGAGTGA